A part of Astatotilapia calliptera chromosome 15, fAstCal1.2, whole genome shotgun sequence genomic DNA contains:
- the ndufa7 gene encoding NADH dehydrogenase [ubiquinone] 1 alpha subcomplex subunit 7, whose product MATATKFIQRLRNFLSGHDLQAKLQLRYEEIAKRTQPPPKLPVGPSHRYANNYYYSRDGRRESAPPTLVMSSQKALTAGSQVAETSKLPVTPGTVYKEPPISTDQPYL is encoded by the exons ATGGCTACTGCTACTAAATTCATTCAGAGGCTGCGAAATTTTTTATCAGGG caTGACCTGCAAGCCAAACTGCAGCTGCGATATGAGGAGATTGCAAAGAG GACACAACCACCACCCAAACTGCCAGTAGGCCCGAGCCACAGGTATGCCAACAACTACTACTACAGCAGAGATGGACGGAGAGAATCAGCCCCTCCCACACTCGTGATGTCCTCACAGAAAGCTCTTACTGCTGGCAG tcaagtTGCTGAGACCTCAAAGCTTCCAGTGACTCCCGGCACTGTATATAAAGAGCCACCAATCTCCACAGACCAGCCCTACCTCTGA